One stretch of Pseudoramibacter sp. DNA includes these proteins:
- a CDS encoding NAD(P)H-dependent glycerol-3-phosphate dehydrogenase translates to MAIMTFIGAGQMASALTFPAFENGHEVRLVGTPLDREVIDGLKKDNFHINLKRTLHDGVKYYQVEDMEKAIDGADVILGGVSSFGVDWFAEEVLPKLSKDVPVITVTKGMIDREDGTMMTYPDFWRSTEAGKDLNLNAIGGPCTSYELADKDNSAVAFCGKDIDTLRYLKSLFETDYYHISLSTDVTGVECAVALKNAYALGVSLAVGLAEKREGIGAIHYNSQAALFGQSVREMRKLLALAGGQDDNIVYGAGDLYVTIFGGRTRKIGTLLGRGMSFDDAMKELAGVTLESIVIATRTARAVKALAKNGKADTKDFPLLMHVDEIINQGKPVNIPWTSFETETIL, encoded by the coding sequence ATGGCAATTATGACGTTTATCGGCGCCGGACAAATGGCGTCTGCACTGACTTTCCCTGCATTTGAAAACGGCCACGAAGTGCGCCTTGTGGGCACCCCCCTCGACCGGGAAGTCATCGACGGACTGAAGAAAGACAACTTCCACATCAACTTAAAGCGCACCCTGCACGACGGCGTAAAATACTATCAGGTGGAAGACATGGAAAAAGCCATCGACGGCGCGGACGTCATCCTGGGCGGCGTGTCCAGCTTCGGCGTGGACTGGTTCGCTGAAGAAGTCCTGCCCAAGCTTTCTAAAGATGTGCCGGTCATCACCGTCACCAAGGGGATGATCGACCGAGAAGACGGCACGATGATGACCTATCCGGATTTCTGGCGTTCCACCGAAGCGGGCAAAGACCTGAACTTAAACGCCATCGGCGGCCCGTGCACGAGCTACGAACTGGCCGACAAGGACAACTCCGCCGTCGCCTTCTGTGGCAAGGACATCGACACCCTGCGCTATTTGAAATCCCTCTTTGAAACCGACTATTACCACATCAGCCTGTCCACCGACGTGACCGGCGTCGAATGTGCCGTCGCCCTGAAAAACGCCTACGCCCTCGGGGTCTCCCTCGCTGTGGGCCTCGCTGAAAAACGGGAAGGCATCGGCGCCATCCACTACAATTCTCAGGCGGCCCTATTCGGACAGAGCGTCCGGGAAATGCGCAAGCTTCTGGCCCTCGCCGGCGGCCAGGACGACAACATCGTCTACGGCGCTGGAGACCTCTACGTCACCATTTTCGGCGGCCGCACCCGGAAGATCGGCACCCTTCTCGGCCGGGGCATGAGCTTCGACGACGCCATGAAGGAACTGGCCGGGGTCACCCTCGAATCTATCGTCATCGCCACCCGCACCGCCCGCGCGGTCAAGGCTCTGGCGAAAAACGGCAAGGCCGACACAAAAGACTTCCCGCTTTTGATGCACGTTGACGAAATCATCAACCAGGGCAAACCGGTGAACATTCCGTGGACGTCTTTCGAAACCGAAACGATTCTCTAA
- a CDS encoding sugar-binding transcriptional regulator, with protein sequence MEKDTYRINQIVRISKLYYECNLGQVQIAEKEGISKSTVSRLLKMGKDLGIIEVHIKEPAMMYTDLEDELTRRFPLKRATIVPVMVDNPQIVLNDVCAALIADLPRYLENDATLGIAWGTTLESLSAMLPHFRCQGISVLQLTGGYSRLAHETSALSILQKFAASVDGDAYVIPAPAIVDTADIAQAIKKDSQIQNIMQMAQSCQTAIYSAGAFGRPSVIFEMGIIDDVQYAKMAADGCIGDCCGHFLNADGGLFDEDLDRRVVGVALDTIRQIPNRLLIASDPRKGKVLRAALKGGLASHLYADVKTAEAILK encoded by the coding sequence TTGGAAAAAGACACCTACCGCATCAATCAGATCGTGCGCATTTCAAAGCTTTATTACGAATGCAATCTCGGGCAGGTTCAGATCGCCGAGAAAGAGGGCATCAGCAAATCCACAGTCAGCCGGCTGTTAAAAATGGGCAAGGATCTCGGCATCATCGAAGTGCACATCAAGGAACCGGCGATGATGTACACCGATCTCGAGGACGAGCTGACCCGGCGCTTTCCCCTGAAGCGGGCCACCATCGTGCCCGTCATGGTCGACAATCCCCAGATCGTGCTCAACGACGTGTGCGCGGCCCTCATCGCCGACCTGCCCCGCTACCTCGAAAACGACGCCACCCTGGGCATCGCGTGGGGCACCACTTTGGAATCCCTGTCGGCCATGCTGCCCCATTTCAGGTGCCAGGGCATCTCCGTGCTTCAGCTCACCGGGGGCTATTCCCGCCTGGCTCACGAAACCAGCGCCCTGTCCATCCTTCAGAAATTCGCGGCCAGCGTCGACGGCGACGCCTACGTGATCCCGGCCCCAGCCATCGTCGACACCGCCGACATCGCCCAGGCGATCAAAAAGGATTCTCAGATTCAAAACATCATGCAGATGGCCCAGAGCTGCCAGACCGCGATTTACTCCGCCGGCGCCTTCGGCCGGCCCTCCGTCATCTTTGAAATGGGCATCATCGACGACGTGCAGTACGCCAAAATGGCCGCCGATGGCTGTATCGGCGACTGCTGCGGCCATTTCCTAAACGCCGACGGCGGCCTGTTCGACGAGGACCTCGACCGCCGCGTCGTCGGCGTCGCCCTCGACACCATCCGCCAAATCCCCAACCGGCTGCTCATCGCGAGCGACCCCCGAAAGGGCAAGGTGCTGCGCGCGGCCTTAAAGGGCGGCCTGGCCAGCCATTTGTACGCCGACGTCAAAACCGCAGAAGCGATCCTGAAATAG
- a CDS encoding sugar-binding transcriptional regulator — protein MDQYKMNLILRVAKRRYELGMSQIEIAREEHLSKSTVSRLLGQARDLGMVKISIVEPKHAFVDLENAMRDAFGLDRVTILPDVVGSRDVLRKDVCTALADDLSRDVQDGEVVGVAWGHTLSVLTEVLPKHIDKKGIKIIQLNGGLSKALYDAGADHIVRAFVHCFEGEGYLLPAPALVDTAEIAASIKSDSSVARILTLAENCRTAIYSVGTIGHGTALYQMGYFSDEAYQAIEKKSVGDVCSHFVDAQGRIADPLLDARVVATPLSKIKAVPNKMVAAVGVDKAPAILAALRGGMVDKLYIDQPAAAEVMRLASGQK, from the coding sequence ATGGATCAGTACAAAATGAACCTCATCCTCCGGGTGGCCAAGCGCCGCTACGAGCTGGGCATGAGCCAGATCGAGATCGCCAGGGAGGAACACCTGTCCAAATCGACGGTGAGCCGTCTGCTGGGCCAGGCCCGGGATCTGGGCATGGTGAAAATTTCGATTGTGGAGCCGAAGCACGCCTTCGTGGATCTGGAAAACGCCATGAGGGACGCCTTTGGCCTGGACCGGGTCACCATTCTGCCGGACGTGGTGGGCAGCCGGGACGTGCTGAGAAAAGACGTGTGTACGGCCCTCGCTGACGATTTGAGCCGGGACGTTCAGGACGGCGAGGTGGTGGGGGTCGCCTGGGGCCACACCCTGTCGGTGCTGACGGAAGTATTGCCGAAACATATTGATAAAAAAGGCATTAAGATCATTCAGCTCAACGGCGGGTTGTCCAAGGCGCTGTACGACGCCGGAGCGGACCACATCGTCCGGGCTTTTGTGCACTGCTTCGAAGGGGAAGGCTATCTGCTGCCGGCGCCGGCTCTGGTGGACACGGCGGAGATCGCGGCGAGCATCAAAAGCGATTCGTCAGTGGCCCGGATTTTAACCCTCGCCGAAAACTGCCGGACGGCGATCTATTCGGTAGGGACCATCGGCCACGGCACCGCGCTGTATCAAATGGGGTATTTTTCGGACGAAGCCTATCAGGCCATCGAAAAGAAATCGGTCGGCGACGTCTGTTCCCATTTCGTCGACGCCCAGGGGCGCATCGCTGATCCCCTTCTGGACGCCCGGGTCGTCGCGACGCCGCTGTCGAAAATCAAGGCGGTGCCGAACAAAATGGTGGCTGCGGTGGGCGTCGACAAGGCCCCGGCGATTCTGGCGGCCCTCAGGGGCGGTATGGTCGATAAGCTGTACATCGACCAGCCGGCGGCAGCGGAGGTCATGCGGCTGGCTTCCGGGCAGAAATAA